In Acidobacteriota bacterium, the DNA window TGCGGCCAGATGAAAACGCTGTTGGTGGCGCCGCTCGTGAAGTCGGCGTCGACGCCGTTGCGCAGGCCGTTGCCGGAGCCCAGCATGATGACCAGCATGAAGATGCCCCAGAAGACCCCGAATGCGGTCAGCAGCGTGCGCAGCTTGTTGTGGGAGAGGGCATTCCAGATCTCTTGCCAGTCGTCGAGGTCGAACATCGCCGCAGATCCTCTTCTATTCCGTGCGCAGGGCTTCGATGGGGCGAATGCGGGCGGCTTTGCGGGCCGGGAAAAAGCCCGCCAGGCAGCCCGACAGGATGAGCACGCCAGTGGCCGCCAGGGCCAGGCCGAGATCGACCTGGGGATTGCGGAAGAAATCCGAGTTGGGCAGCTTGTCGGCCCCCAGCTCGAGCACCGCCACGCCGAGCACCAAGCCGGTGTAGCCGGCGACGGCGGTGATCAACACCGATTCTTGCAGGACGAGGCCGATGATCGAGCCCGGTGTCGCTCCCAGCGCCTTGCGCACGCCGATTTCGCGGGTGCGCTCCTGCACCGCGATCATCATGATGTTGCTGACCCCGACGACGCCGGCCAGGATGGTTCCGATGCCGATCAGCCAGACGAACAGGCGAATTCCGTCGATCACCTGCAGCACCTGTTGAAAGCTGGCGTTGTTGTTGTCCACGGCGACGGCGCGCTGGTCGGCCAAGGCGAAGCGATGGCGCTGCGCCAAACGCTGCCGCACTTCGCCGGCCATCGCCTGGGAAGCGGCGAGATCGGCTTCGCCGGTGGTGAACATGATCTGGTTGACGCGGTCGCGACCGTTGAAGACCCGCTGGGCGGTGGTGATCGGTAGGTAGACGAACTCCGTTTCGCCGACGCTGCCGGCGTCGTGGAAGATCCCGACCACTTTGAACGGAATACCGTTGATCTCGACGTATTTGCCGATCGCCGTCGCGCGCCCGAAGAGCTGCTCCTTCACCGGCTCCCCGATCACCGCCACCTTGCGGAAATCGGCCAGGTCGAGGTCGTTGATATAGCGCCCAGCGATCATCTCGGTTTTCTCGAGATGGAGGTGCCCTGGGTGGACACAGCGGATATTGAAGGACTCGCTCTTGTCGCCGTAGCGCACTCGGTTGTGGCCGCGCAGCATGAAGCGCGAAGTGATGTGCTCGACGCCGTCGATCTCGGAGGCGATCTCCTGATGGTCGTCGTTGGTCAGGCGCACGCTGCGGCCGGGCTTGAGGCCGAGGTGGGGCAGGCTGGTCTGTCCCGGCGAGATCCAGATGCTGTTGATGGCATCGTCCCGGAACTGGTACTCGACGCCGTTCGCCAGCCCGTTGCCGGAGCCGAGCAGGATGATCAGCATGAAGATCCCCCAGGCGACGGAAAAACCGGTCAGGAAGGTGCGCAGCTTGTTCTGCCGCAGGGTGGCGAAGATCTCCTGCCACTTGTCGAGATCGAACATCGCGCTCAGCTCACCGGATCGTCGTCGATGCGGCCATCCTTGAGGTGGATGGTGCGGTCCGTGAGGGCGGCGATGTCGTGCTCGTGGGTGACCAGCACGACGGTCGTGCCCTGATCCCGGATGCCCCGCAGAACATCCATCACCTCGTAGGAGGTCTTGGTGTCGAGGGCGCCGGTCGGCTCGTCCGCCAGGATCACCTTGGGTCGACTGATCAAGGCGCGAGCGATGGCGACGCGCTGCTGTTGCCCGCCGGAAAGCTCCGTCGGCAGGTGATCGGACCAGTCGGCGAGGCCCACCTGATCGAGGTATT includes these proteins:
- a CDS encoding ABC transporter permease, with amino-acid sequence MFDLDKWQEIFATLRQNKLRTFLTGFSVAWGIFMLIILLGSGNGLANGVEYQFRDDAINSIWISPGQTSLPHLGLKPGRSVRLTNDDHQEIASEIDGVEHITSRFMLRGHNRVRYGDKSESFNIRCVHPGHLHLEKTEMIAGRYINDLDLADFRKVAVIGEPVKEQLFGRATAIGKYVEINGIPFKVVGIFHDAGSVGETEFVYLPITTAQRVFNGRDRVNQIMFTTGEADLAASQAMAGEVRQRLAQRHRFALADQRAVAVDNNNASFQQVLQVIDGIRLFVWLIGIGTILAGVVGVSNIMMIAVQERTREIGVRKALGATPGSIIGLVLQESVLITAVAGYTGLVLGVAVLELGADKLPNSDFFRNPQVDLGLALAATGVLILSGCLAGFFPARKAARIRPIEALRTE